From the genome of Nitrospirota bacterium:
AAGACAGCATAGGTCGGCTGTACCGATGCCAGCCAGTCACGGTTCAACGAACTCACCGCTCCATGATGAGGCACCTTGAGGATCTCGATCTGGTCATAAGGCTTCGCGCTCGTCATCCGAGACAAACCATCCCGCTCGACATCCGCAGCAAAGAGGATCGTATGATGACCGCACGTCAGCTTCGTCACCACCGAACGATTATTCAGGCCATGCCCACTCCCATGACGATCACGAATCGATGCACCAACAGGCTCCTCCGCTGGCGGGTTACGGACGACCATCCGACAGGGACCGGACGATAGGATCTCCTGCCCCTCTCTCACCACCTGTTCGAATAATCCTCGATCGGCCAATGACTGCTGCAGCCGTTGATAGAAGAGCTCCTCCCTTGGCTCGCCCAGTCCCCAATAATTTTTCACAGTGAAATGACGGAGCACCCAGGCCAGCCCCCCGACATGATCCAGTTGCGGATGCGTACCGATCACATGGTCGATGGTACGAATGCCTCTATTCCAGAGAAACGGAGCCACGACCCCGCGGCCCATATCGAATCGTTCATAGGTCGCCCCTCCGTCGATCAACAGGACCAGACCGTCCGGCAGTTCCACGACCGCACTATCGCCTTGGCCGACGTCCAGAAACGTCACGCGGAAATGCTCTCCATCAGGAAACATCCTGGGAGACCAAGCCCACCAGAACAAGACCACTACCAATCCGGCTCCTGCGACCAACCGAAGCCCCACACGGCCCACTCGCAGCCATAGCAATCCAAGGCAGACATAGAACAGCCCCATGGTGAGCACCGAAGGGGCCGCGACATGCCAGTCCCCTCCCGGTAACGTCGAGAGCAAACGAACTGACGCTACAAAGTGTTCAAGCAGCCACTGATTCCATGACGCCAATGGCAACAGGCTTGCCCCTGTCATAATCTGCCAGACTCCGGCAGCCAGTCCTATCGGGACCAGCAGGACTCCCATCGCGGGGACAGCTACCACATTGGTAAACAAACCAAGCCAGGGCAATTGATTGAAGTAGTGAGCCACCAACGGAAGGGTCACCATTGTCACGACCCCGCTCATGAACACTGAATCTCTCCCCCACCGCGCATAGGTTTTGAAACTCGACGGCTCGCCAGGCAACTCCTCCGCATCAGCATCGCCCTGCCAGGCAAGCCACCCGGCAATGGCAAGGACGGAGACAAAGGACAGTTGAAAGGAAATATCGAACAGGGCTTGAGGATCGTGCAAGAGGATCACCAACGCAGCGGCAGAGAGGGCATGGAACAGCCGCCGTTCCTGACCGAGCCAGATCGCCGTCAACCCCACAGCCACCATCAGCAACGAGCGCATCGTCGCCAATTCCGCCCCTGCGAGGCAGGCATAACCAGCGACCGGCAGAATCGTGCAGACCGTAGCGATGCGAGTCGGCGTGATTCGTCGGGACAAGACCAGCAGCCAATCGGCTGGCAGCAGAATCATCATCCATCTGATCACCGCGAAGATGAGCAGCGCGACGAGGCCCAAATGGCTTCCTGAAATGGACAGGAGATGGACCGTTCCCGTCACCATGAACTGATCGCGCAGGTCCTGATCGAGATACCCTCGATCGCCGAGGATGATGCCCAGATAGAGCCCCAGGGCCGGCTGAGAAATGCTTTGTATCGCGGCGAGACGAATGCTGCTCCGCCACCGATCCAAGCGATTCCAAATCCCCCACCGAGCATGGCCCAGTCCGGACTCAATCAACTGCACCGCTTCGGCCCCTGTCACTGTGGCGACGGTATCGATGCCTTGCCGCTCAAGATAGGCCGCATAGTCAAACCCTCCTGGATTCAACGACCCGCTCGGACGGCGCAGCAGAGCCCGAAAGCGGACCAGGTCGCCTTGAAAGAATATTCGCTCAGGGGTCCGCCAAGTCAGTCGAACCAATCTGGAAACTCCCGGCGATGCGGAAGGATCATCCGGCCTGACAATCATCACCAACCGATCCGGAGCCTGTTGCACCGGCGCGACGATGCGACCGGTCATCTCAACCGCCCGATCGGATGGCGGCTCGGCCAGCGGGATATTGCCAGGCAGATTGACGGCCAGAGCCCAATAGACCACTCCCGCCAGGAGCGTTCCGTAGAGCCACGTGGCTTGACGGATGGAGAAACGATGCAGTCGTTCAAGGAGGACAAAACCGAGCGCCGCGAGGAAGAGGAGACCGGAGGAGGAGAGGGGGAAATAGGGAATCTGCGATCCGACGAAGAGCCCGACGATAAAAGCAATAGTCAGGGACGGCAGCATGGGCCTCCCTCAAGAGGATGCTGAAAAAGTCCGCCAGCTTCGTTCTCGCATCGCTCAGGCCCTCAACGTACCCTAAAGGGTACGACTCGGCCCTTCACTCGCTGCGGCCTTGTTGGACGGCCTTTTTGAGCATCCTCAGGCTGTTCCTGAGGTTACCCAATATGGGTCTTGACGACCTCAACCAGTCGATTGGCCACATCGCGAATCTGATCGTCGCGCTCCCCCTCGACCATCACCCGCAAGAGCGGTTCGGTTCCGGAGTACCGCACCAACACACGTCCGCTGCCATTGAGGCGCTGTTCACTGTCGCGAATGGCTTGTTGCAGCTCTGGGACCGTATCGAGGTCCGGCTTCTTCGCCACCTTCACATTGAGCAAGACTTGCGGGACTGCCGTCATGGCCTGGGCCAATTCCAACAGGGATTTGTCCGTCCGTTTCATCAGCGACAGCACTTGGAGCGCCGAGAGCAACCCGTCACCGGTCGTATTGTGATCCAGAAAGATGAAGTGGCCGGACTGCTCTCCCCCGAAGTTATACCCGTCAACCGACATCCGTTCGAGTAGATACCGGTCGCCGACGGCAGTCCGCACCAGCGTGATGCCGGCCTTCGTCATGGCGCGCTCCAGCCCGAAGTTGCTCATGACGGTCCCCACCACCGTCTGCCTAGCCAACTGTCCCTGCCGATGCAGATCGAGCGCCAACATCGCCATGATAGGATCTCCGTCCAGGACTCGTCCCTGTTCGCAGACGAAAATGGCGCGATCGGCATCCCCGTCCAGCGCCACACCAAGATGGGCCCCCCGCTCACGCACCGCCTGCTGCAGCAATTCAGGATGAACCGCCCCACAACCGGCATTGATATTCATCCCGTTCGGCTTATCACCGATCACGTCGACCGTCGCCCCGAGTTCGCGCAGGACTTTCGGCGCGACTTTGTAGGCTGCGCCATTGGCGCAATCGACCACGATCTTGAGTCCCTTGAAATCCATGGTCTTCGGCAGGGACCGTTTGACAAACTCGATATAGCGGCCCTCGGCGTCGTCGATGCGATAGGCCTTGCCGATGGCATCGGCCGTCGGCCTGAGATGGGCGATCCCGTTCGAGACGATGAGCTCCTCGATGCGCGCTTCTATTTCATCGGGTAGCTTGAATCCGTCGTTGGAGAAAAACTTGATACCGTTATCCTGGTAAGGATTGTGCGAAGCCGAAATCATCACCCCCGCATCGGCCCGGAGACTCCTGGTTAGAAATGCAATCGCCGGGGTCGGCATCGGACCGACTAACAACACATCCACGCCCATGGAGCAAATCCCGGAGGTCAAGGCCGACTCCAACATATAGCCGGAGATGCGAGTATCCTTGCCGATCACGATCTGGTGTCGTCCGGCCCGGCGCATAAACAGATGCGCGGCGGCCCGTCCCAGCTGCATCGCCA
Proteins encoded in this window:
- a CDS encoding DNA internalization-related competence protein ComEC/Rec2 — encoded protein: MLPSLTIAFIVGLFVGSQIPYFPLSSSGLLFLAALGFVLLERLHRFSIRQATWLYGTLLAGVVYWALAVNLPGNIPLAEPPSDRAVEMTGRIVAPVQQAPDRLVMIVRPDDPSASPGVSRLVRLTWRTPERIFFQGDLVRFRALLRRPSGSLNPGGFDYAAYLERQGIDTVATVTGAEAVQLIESGLGHARWGIWNRLDRWRSSIRLAAIQSISQPALGLYLGIILGDRGYLDQDLRDQFMVTGTVHLLSISGSHLGLVALLIFAVIRWMMILLPADWLLVLSRRITPTRIATVCTILPVAGYACLAGAELATMRSLLMVAVGLTAIWLGQERRLFHALSAAALVILLHDPQALFDISFQLSFVSVLAIAGWLAWQGDADAEELPGEPSSFKTYARWGRDSVFMSGVVTMVTLPLVAHYFNQLPWLGLFTNVVAVPAMGVLLVPIGLAAGVWQIMTGASLLPLASWNQWLLEHFVASVRLLSTLPGGDWHVAAPSVLTMGLFYVCLGLLWLRVGRVGLRLVAGAGLVVVLFWWAWSPRMFPDGEHFRVTFLDVGQGDSAVVELPDGLVLLIDGGATYERFDMGRGVVAPFLWNRGIRTIDHVIGTHPQLDHVGGLAWVLRHFTVKNYWGLGEPREELFYQRLQQSLADRGLFEQVVREGQEILSSGPCRMVVRNPPAEEPVGASIRDRHGSGHGLNNRSVVTKLTCGHHTILFAADVERDGLSRMTSAKPYDQIEILKVPHHGAVSSLNRDWLASVQPTYAVFSAGRHNPYRHPAQVVLDTYESAGIATLRTDRDGGVWFVGGVSGEALEVHRTREWLWQPANRTSCLWACERANWTRLWQQWRDFLKY
- the glmM gene encoding phosphoglucosamine mutase — its product is MRKLFGTDGVRGVANLDPMTSEMAMQLGRAAAHLFMRRAGRHQIVIGKDTRISGYMLESALTSGICSMGVDVLLVGPMPTPAIAFLTRSLRADAGVMISASHNPYQDNGIKFFSNDGFKLPDEIEARIEELIVSNGIAHLRPTADAIGKAYRIDDAEGRYIEFVKRSLPKTMDFKGLKIVVDCANGAAYKVAPKVLRELGATVDVIGDKPNGMNINAGCGAVHPELLQQAVRERGAHLGVALDGDADRAIFVCEQGRVLDGDPIMAMLALDLHRQGQLARQTVVGTVMSNFGLERAMTKAGITLVRTAVGDRYLLERMSVDGYNFGGEQSGHFIFLDHNTTGDGLLSALQVLSLMKRTDKSLLELAQAMTAVPQVLLNVKVAKKPDLDTVPELQQAIRDSEQRLNGSGRVLVRYSGTEPLLRVMVEGERDDQIRDVANRLVEVVKTHIG